A window of Synechococcus sp. WH 8109 genomic DNA:
AATCACTGCTCAGCACCTGCATATATTTGGCCAGCACCGCAAGTTCAACCTTGTTCTGTTCCAGCAGCTCCAAGATCTGCTGCTCAGCATCCGCTTTGGTGTCCCGACTGACGGGAATACAAACAAAAGGGATCTCAAATGATGTACATATATATTCCAGATCCGGATGGTTGGCGATAACCAGGGGAACCTGCATTGGCAGCTCTCCGCTTTGAACCCGCCAGAGCAAGTCCTGCAGGCAGTGGCTCTGCTTGCTGGCAAAAATCGCCACACGGGGATGGTCATCTGAGAAGTGAAGCTGCGCTGCGCCACCAAGCCGCTGTCCCAGAGCCTGAGCCGCTTCAGGAAGCACATCCCGTGGAATGCCGAATCCCTGGAGCTGCCACTCAATCCTGCTGAGAAACAACCCAGCTCCCGCATCCGTGTGGTGATCGGCATGGCGAATGCTGCCGCCGTTGGCCGCCACCCAACCCGCCAATTCGCTGACCAGGCCCGGCCGATCGGGGCAGATCATCTGAAGGATGACCGTGGCGTCACTCACAACAACGCTTTGAAAAACAAAATTCTCCCGCGCAGGAGGGGCTGGTTAAAGTCGCTGGAAAATTTCGATCACCATGCTGAAGGCTCTGAGCCGCCTTGCCGCGTTCTGCCTCTGCCTCGCTTTGAGCTTTGGTCTGATGGCCCCGGCTGCTTCCAATGCTGCCGGCATCAGTCCTAACGACCTGGGCGTGATCCGCCGCCAGGCCGCAGCCTTTGAAGACGCAAAGTCCCGTCTTCCTGATCTGGCCAGGCTGGTAAGTGAAAAGGATTGGGTGTTCACCCGCAACCTGCTTCATGGCCCTATGCAGGAAGTGAGCCGGGAAATGCTCTACATCAATCAGCGCCTCGACAAAAGCGACCGCAAGGAAGCCACCAAAGTCGCCCGCTCCTTGAAAGAAGCGCTGGCAGATCTGGATGAAGCGGCACGCCTGCAGGACTTCAGCCGTCTGCAGAAGTCCTACAGCGCCGTGGCTGCCGGATTTGATGCCTATAGCGATCTCATCCCCGCTGAGGCCTTCAACTGAACCGCTCCATTGGAGTGATTGGTGCCGGGGCCATCGGCCTCGGCACCGCCTGGCGTCTGGCCCAGCAAGGGCACGATGTCTCTGTTTACGACCCTCGCCTGAACCAGTCCATTGATCGCGAGGGATCAGCAAATGATTTGGGTGGAACCTCTGCATCCCTCGGGGTGCTGATGGGCAACGTGTTTCGCCGCAGCAGCGGGCGGGGCTGGAGGCTGCGCCGCCGGAGCATGGAGCTCTGGCCGCAATGGATCGAAACGCTGCAGGCTCACCAGCCTGACCTCAGGCTCAATCCGGGCCTGCTTCAAATCGCCGAGGACGAACGAGCGACTGAGTGGATGGAGGCGCTGGCCGCCCAGCGCGTTGACCTGGGCCTGCAGATGGTCACCAGCGCCGACCTGGCAGCGGTCTGGCCGACAGCCAGGCATGGTGGCCTGCACTCGCGCCACGACGGTCGTGTGGATCCACTGCTGCTGCAACTGTCCCTGCGACAGGCGCTGGCAGAGCAAAGCGTGGAGCTGAATGCCACGGCGGTGGTCCATCTAGAGCGCAACGACAACCACTGGCGTGTGCATCGCGCCGATGGAGACAGCTCAGTTCACAACCTTTTGGTGCTCTGCACAGCCCTGAGCTCGAACGTCTTGCTGGAACCGCTGGGTCAGGCCCGACCGATGACACCGGTGTTGGGCCAGGCCCTGTCACTGGAACTGACAATGGGTCCGAGAACGTGGAGCAACTGGCCCTCGGTGCTGGTGGATCAGGGCTTCAACCTGATTCCAACCGCACCCGGGCGATTGCTGCTCGGGGCCACCGTGGAACCGGGCGATCGCGCTTCGGAGGATCCTCTGATCCTGATGCGCAACCTGAATGAGCGGGCACCAGAGTGGCTGCGCTCAGCCACGGTGGTTGGCCATTGGAGTGGCCTGCGAGCCCGGCCCGTGGATCGCCCGGCCCCTCTGCTTGAAGAGCTGGAACCCGGATTGATCCTTGCCAGTGGGCACTATCGCAACGGCGTTCTGCTCACGCCTGGCACCGCAGAGTGGGTCGCCGCTGCCGTTGAGCAGGCATAAAAAAGGGCCCCGCAGGGCCCTAGCGCGGTGGTGAATCAGCCGATCACTTGGTCTCGGTGAATTCCGCGTCAATGACGTCGTCACTGGCATCGCCACCACCGGCGTTGGCACCGGCACCGGCGTCAGCACCAGGCGCACCAGCATCAGCTGCAGCCCCTTCCTGCTGATAGACGGAAGCGCCCACGGTGTAGAGCTCCTGCTGCAGTTCCTCCAGCAGGGTCTTCATCGCGTCGTAGTCGTCCTTCTCGGTGGCTTCCTTGAGCTTGAGGCGCTTCTCCTCCAGCTTCGCCTTGGCGTCGGCATCAACCTTGTCGCCCAGTTCTCCCATCTGCTTTTCAGCCTGGTAAACGAGGGTTTCGGCCTGGTTCTTGAGGTCGATCTTTTCGCGCTTCTCCTTGTCAGCGCTGGCGTTGGCCTCGGCGTCCTTAACCATCTTGTCGACCTCGGAATCCGAGAGGGTCGACGCGCCGGTGATCGAAATGGACTGCTCTTTGCCGCTGCCCTTGTCCTTGGCGGTGACGCTGAGGATGCCGTTGGCGTCGATGTCGAAGGTCACTTCGATCTGAGGCACGCCACGGGGAGCCGGGGGGATGCCATCGAGACGGAAGGTTCCAAGCGACTTGTTATCAGACGCCATCTCGCGCTCACCCTGGAGCACGTGGATTTCCACATTGGTCTGACCATCCACAGCCGTGGAGTAGGTCTCAGTCTTCTTGGTGGGAACAGTGGTGTTACGGGTGATCATCTTGGTCATCACGCCACCGAGGGTCTCCACACCCAGTGAGAGGGGCGTGACGTCGAGCAGAAGGATGTCCTTCACCTCGCCGGCCAGCACACCGCCCTGAATGGCAGCACCGACAGCCACCACCTCATCGGGGTTCACCGTCTGGTTAGGGTCTTTGCCGGTGATGCGCTTCACCAGTTCGAGCACGGCCGGGATGCGGGTGGAACCACCCACCATCACGATTTCGTCGAGCTCGCCGGAGGAGAGCTTGGCGTCCTTGAGAGCCTGCTCCACAGGCATGGCGCAGCGGTCGATCAGCTTGGAGGCCAGTTCCTCGAACTTGGCGCGGGTGAGGGTGAGGTCCAGATGCTTGGGACCCTCAGGCGTGGCCGTGATGAATGGCAGGTTGATCTCGCTCTGGGTGGCGTTGGACAGCTCAACCTTGGCTTTTTCAGCGGCTTCGGTGAGGCGTTGCAGGGCCTGCTTGTCCTGACGCAGATCGATGCCTTCGTTGGATTTGAAGGTCTCGGCCAGGTGATCAACGATCACCTTGTCGAAGTCGTCACCGCCGAGGTGCGTGTCACCAGCGGTGGACAACACCTCGAACACGCCGTCGCCAACTTCCAGGACGGAAACGTCGAAGGTGCCGCCGCCCAGGTCGAAGACAAGAATGCGCTCGTTGCTCTTCTTGTCGAGGCCATAGGCCAGAGCCGCAGCGGTGGGTTCATTGATGATACGCAGCACCTCAAGGCCAGCGATCTTGCCGGCGTCCTTGGTGGCCTGGCGCTGGGAGTCGTTGAAATAGGCCGGAACGGTGATCACCGCTTGGCTGACGGTTTCACCGAGGTACTTACCGGCGTCCTCTGCCAGCTTGCGCAGCACCTGGGCGGAAACCTCTTCAGGCGCAAATTGCTTATCGAGAACCGGGCATTTCACCTTCACGTTGGATCCGGCCTTCTCAACGCCGTAGCTCACCTCTTTCGACTCCTCATTCACCTCATCAACGCGACGGCCGATGAAACGCTTGACGGAATAGAAGGTGTTGTCTGGGTTCATCACCGCCTGACGTTTGGCGATCTGACCCACCAGCTGATCCTGGTTCTTGGTGTAAGCAACCACGGAGGGCGTGGTGCGGAAGCCCTCGGCGTTCGCGATCACGGTGGGCTTGCCGCCCTCCATCACGGAAACACAGCTGTTCGTGGTGCCAAGGTCAATGCCGACAACCTTGCCCATAGGTGCCCACCTCCAGAAATGGTGATTTGAATGGGCTCATCCTCCACAGCAGACCCGGTGACAGGCGAGGTGTGGTTCCCGAACAGGCAGGCTGGTGGAGCGATCCGGCCCTGGCAATGATGAACGGCGGCACCAGCCTTGTGGGCCTGCTTGGCAATCCAGTGCGCCACTCGCTTTCGCCGGTGATGCAGAACGCCGCCCTCGAAAGCATGGGGCTCAACTGGCGCTACCTGGCCCTGCCCTGCACAAGCGAAGGCCTTGATCAAGCGTTGAACGGTCTAAGGGCCGTTGGCTGCCAGGGCCTCAACGTCACCATCCCCCACAAACAAGCCATCGCCGAGCTCTGCGAAGAGCTGAGCCCGCTAGCGAAACGGCTCGGTGCCGTCAACACCCTGATTCCGGGAGCGGGCGGTGGCTGGTTCGGCACCAACACCGACGTGGAGGGCTTTCTGACACCCCTCGGTGCCAACGACACCTGGGCAGGACTCCACGCCGTAGTGATCGGCTGCGGCGGATCAGCTCGAGCTGTGGTCGCCGGTCTGCAGACCCTGGACCTCAGCAGCATCACCGTAGTGGGACGGCGAAGCGAGGCACTGCAAGCCTTCATCACTGATCTGCAGCAGAGCCACGCCCCCCTGACAGCCTGTCTCAACAACGCTGTTCAGCTCAACGAGAGCGTGGCTCAAGCGGCTCTCGTGGTGAACACCACCCCGGTGGGCATGGCCCAGCACGGTGACCCCGAGGCGATGCCACTGGGGGCAGAGCTCTGGACAGACCTGAACGAAGACACGGTGTTGTACGACCTGATCTACACACCAAGGCCCACCAACTGGCTCGCCGCTGGGCAACAACGGGGCCACCGCTGCATCGATGGTCTCGAGATGCTGGTGCAGCAAGGCGCTGCCTCACTACGGCTGTGGAGTGGACGTAACGACGTTCCTGTCGCGGCGATGCGCAGCGCCGCCGCCACTGCTCTTGCGACCTAAGGTCCCAACAATCCCTAGCTCCAACGTGCAGATTCCTCTCTGGCAGCGGCTGCTTGCACCGCTGGTGTACCTGCTCCCCTGGAGTGACGCCATTCCCTTTGGCCTCGGGGCTGACGGCGTGTTCAACCAGATCCCGTTGCTGAGACTGCTGATCGTTCCCGTGGTACCGCTGATCCAATTGAATCGGGGGGTTCCCTTCGGTGGCCTGCTGCTGTTCTTCGTGCTGTTTCTGGCGGTGGTGCGGAATCCGGCAGTTCCCTACTTCGTACGCTTCAACACCCTGCAGGCCCTGCTCACCGACATCGTGATCGTTGTGCTGAGCTTCGCTTTTGGGATCCTTCTCCAACCCATGGCCGGAGGCAGCCTACTGCTGAGCACCCTGTCCAGCACGGTCGTGGTGGCTGTGCTGGCGATCCTTCTGTTCGCCTTAGTGGAGTGCTGGCGCGGACGCGAACCCGATCTGCCTGGCATCAGCCAAGCCGTACGCATGCAGCTCTACTGAAGCTTTGGGGGCACGCCAGGAGATAAGGTGTTGGATCCGTCGCTCACTCCGGTGAGCCTGATGCCCCTTCGGTGCTGCCCATGACGCACGATCCGTATTACGAAACCATGTACATCCTTCGTCCGGACATTCCGGAGGAGGAGGTTGAAAGCCATCTCAACAAGTACCGCGACATGCTCGTGGAAGCTGGTGCCGACGTGCTGGACAACCAGATGCGTGGCAAGCGCCGTCTGGCCTATCCGATTGCTAAGCACAAGGAAGGCATCTACGTGCAACTGAGCCACAACGGCGATGGCCAGCACGTTGCTGTTCTGGAGAAGGCGATGCGCCTCAGTGAGGACGTGATCCGCTATCTGACCGTGAAGCAGGAAGGTCCCCTTCCAGCACCTCGGGTGATGCCGGGCAGCGAAGCTGCTCAACAGCAACAAGCCGAAGCCGCTGCATCAGCTGACTGATCAGCATTGTTGGATTCGTGGGTG
This region includes:
- a CDS encoding Tic20 family protein, with amino-acid sequence MQIPLWQRLLAPLVYLLPWSDAIPFGLGADGVFNQIPLLRLLIVPVVPLIQLNRGVPFGGLLLFFVLFLAVVRNPAVPYFVRFNTLQALLTDIVIVVLSFAFGILLQPMAGGSLLLSTLSSTVVVAVLAILLFALVECWRGREPDLPGISQAVRMQLY
- a CDS encoding FAD-binding oxidoreductase, producing MIGAGAIGLGTAWRLAQQGHDVSVYDPRLNQSIDREGSANDLGGTSASLGVLMGNVFRRSSGRGWRLRRRSMELWPQWIETLQAHQPDLRLNPGLLQIAEDERATEWMEALAAQRVDLGLQMVTSADLAAVWPTARHGGLHSRHDGRVDPLLLQLSLRQALAEQSVELNATAVVHLERNDNHWRVHRADGDSSVHNLLVLCTALSSNVLLEPLGQARPMTPVLGQALSLELTMGPRTWSNWPSVLVDQGFNLIPTAPGRLLLGATVEPGDRASEDPLILMRNLNERAPEWLRSATVVGHWSGLRARPVDRPAPLLEELEPGLILASGHYRNGVLLTPGTAEWVAAAVEQA
- the rpsF gene encoding 30S ribosomal protein S6, giving the protein MTHDPYYETMYILRPDIPEEEVESHLNKYRDMLVEAGADVLDNQMRGKRRLAYPIAKHKEGIYVQLSHNGDGQHVAVLEKAMRLSEDVIRYLTVKQEGPLPAPRVMPGSEAAQQQQAEAAASAD
- the psbQ gene encoding photosystem II protein PsbQ — its product is MLKALSRLAAFCLCLALSFGLMAPAASNAAGISPNDLGVIRRQAAAFEDAKSRLPDLARLVSEKDWVFTRNLLHGPMQEVSREMLYINQRLDKSDRKEATKVARSLKEALADLDEAARLQDFSRLQKSYSAVAAGFDAYSDLIPAEAFN
- the purU gene encoding formyltetrahydrofolate deformylase yields the protein MSDATVILQMICPDRPGLVSELAGWVAANGGSIRHADHHTDAGAGLFLSRIEWQLQGFGIPRDVLPEAAQALGQRLGGAAQLHFSDDHPRVAIFASKQSHCLQDLLWRVQSGELPMQVPLVIANHPDLEYICTSFEIPFVCIPVSRDTKADAEQQILELLEQNKVELAVLAKYMQVLSSDFLERFPQVINIHHSFLPAFKGAQPYHRAWDRGVKLIGATAHYVTEDLDDGPIIEQTTVPVSHRDEVEDLIRKGRDTERLALARALRLHLRRQVMVYRGRTAVFA
- the dnaK gene encoding molecular chaperone DnaK, producing MGKVVGIDLGTTNSCVSVMEGGKPTVIANAEGFRTTPSVVAYTKNQDQLVGQIAKRQAVMNPDNTFYSVKRFIGRRVDEVNEESKEVSYGVEKAGSNVKVKCPVLDKQFAPEEVSAQVLRKLAEDAGKYLGETVSQAVITVPAYFNDSQRQATKDAGKIAGLEVLRIINEPTAAALAYGLDKKSNERILVFDLGGGTFDVSVLEVGDGVFEVLSTAGDTHLGGDDFDKVIVDHLAETFKSNEGIDLRQDKQALQRLTEAAEKAKVELSNATQSEINLPFITATPEGPKHLDLTLTRAKFEELASKLIDRCAMPVEQALKDAKLSSGELDEIVMVGGSTRIPAVLELVKRITGKDPNQTVNPDEVVAVGAAIQGGVLAGEVKDILLLDVTPLSLGVETLGGVMTKMITRNTTVPTKKTETYSTAVDGQTNVEIHVLQGEREMASDNKSLGTFRLDGIPPAPRGVPQIEVTFDIDANGILSVTAKDKGSGKEQSISITGASTLSDSEVDKMVKDAEANASADKEKREKIDLKNQAETLVYQAEKQMGELGDKVDADAKAKLEEKRLKLKEATEKDDYDAMKTLLEELQQELYTVGASVYQQEGAAADAGAPGADAGAGANAGGGDASDDVIDAEFTETK
- a CDS encoding shikimate dehydrogenase; the encoded protein is MMNGGTSLVGLLGNPVRHSLSPVMQNAALESMGLNWRYLALPCTSEGLDQALNGLRAVGCQGLNVTIPHKQAIAELCEELSPLAKRLGAVNTLIPGAGGGWFGTNTDVEGFLTPLGANDTWAGLHAVVIGCGGSARAVVAGLQTLDLSSITVVGRRSEALQAFITDLQQSHAPLTACLNNAVQLNESVAQAALVVNTTPVGMAQHGDPEAMPLGAELWTDLNEDTVLYDLIYTPRPTNWLAAGQQRGHRCIDGLEMLVQQGAASLRLWSGRNDVPVAAMRSAAATALAT